From Spirosoma aerolatum, one genomic window encodes:
- a CDS encoding AraC family transcriptional regulator, translating into MTEIFDNIRKLYRFYLPQNELASYIEFISESSAEETFRQVANNPFTVRMFPSWTPTCYINLGDPYQLTVGLTVYQIQKQTDVLILRNSIVERHNLPTDHIFTIKFFPGGLEAILGINQVQFKDQVVPLETILPILLIQRIKQAINFEERVNLIESFFLNQLQGRKKADHYRTMVSNTIGTFGANGMELNTAQLADRMFLTSKTINRYFHRVIGTPPKQYLSMMRVRAALSSYVAHNDRFSPDDFGYYDMSHFYRDVVRFTGQKINERRP; encoded by the coding sequence ATGACGGAGATTTTTGACAACATCCGAAAGCTGTACCGATTCTACCTTCCACAAAATGAACTAGCCAGTTACATTGAGTTCATTTCCGAATCGTCGGCAGAAGAAACCTTTCGGCAGGTGGCCAATAATCCGTTTACTGTCAGGATGTTTCCGAGCTGGACCCCAACCTGTTACATCAATCTGGGGGATCCGTATCAGCTAACTGTAGGCCTAACGGTATACCAGATCCAGAAACAGACCGATGTGCTCATTCTGCGCAACAGCATCGTTGAGCGGCATAATCTGCCGACCGATCATATTTTCACGATCAAGTTTTTTCCGGGCGGTCTGGAAGCGATTCTGGGTATCAATCAGGTGCAGTTCAAAGATCAGGTGGTGCCGCTGGAAACTATTTTACCCATCCTGCTTATTCAGCGCATAAAACAGGCTATCAATTTCGAAGAGCGCGTCAATCTGATTGAGTCATTCTTTTTAAACCAGTTACAGGGCCGTAAAAAAGCCGATCACTACCGAACAATGGTGAGTAATACGATTGGTACGTTTGGCGCGAACGGCATGGAGCTAAACACGGCGCAACTCGCCGATCGGATGTTTCTGACCTCCAAAACCATCAATCGGTATTTTCATCGGGTTATCGGCACCCCACCCAAGCAATACCTTTCGATGATGAGAGTGCGGGCAGCTTTGTCCAGTTATGTTGCCCATAACGATCGCTTTTCACCCGATGACTTTGGCTATTACGACATGAGCCACTTCTACAGGGATGTCGTCAGATTTACCGGGCAAAAAATTAACGAACGCAGACCCTAA
- a CDS encoding PadR family transcriptional regulator, which yields MSRTYLGEFEELVLLTVAILNGSAYGLNIADELKQRTHRSINLSGVHVALYRLEDKGFVKSELGGATAARGGRRKRLFSITAYGKQTLDELRQVRNDLWEAIPNLSFS from the coding sequence ATGAGCAGAACTTACCTGGGTGAATTTGAAGAACTTGTCCTTCTGACGGTGGCCATTCTGAATGGCTCAGCGTATGGGCTCAATATTGCAGACGAGTTAAAGCAACGAACTCACCGCTCCATTAACCTGAGTGGGGTCCATGTCGCCCTGTATCGACTGGAAGACAAAGGGTTTGTCAAATCGGAGCTAGGTGGCGCTACAGCCGCTCGGGGTGGACGTCGAAAGCGACTCTTCTCGATCACGGCCTATGGCAAGCAGACGCTGGACGAACTACGACAGGTTCGTAACGACTTATGGGAGGCTATCCCCAACTTATCCTTCTCCTAA
- a CDS encoding permease prefix domain 2-containing transporter: protein MAQPPHPLLPPNDHSSGGAPLPPAWADRLLRLFCPEDLQEELLGDLHEQFEQQVVELGEPTARRLYVGQVIRFCRPYFIIRQLRARPMPENPYSSPFFLSPLMIRNYLKIALRIVRKDNTFTLINLAGLATGLAVALLIVQYVRFELSYEKTNPLANQIVRLTMDYLNGETVDAQDAETYNPIGPKAKREMNEVVNYTRAKPFSKRLTIQLGDTYSVVDKALAVDSSFFSMFNYPLIRGSRNHLFTRPRQAVLTKTMALTYFKTLDVVGKTLKISRPENSILLEIVGVVPDSPINTHLKFDMVFSYPTLQADFGQKEEDWNGNNLYTYLQLAENTDYTKFTKSLSAFSNRLLQEKKITNERVIGQKIGDIHLYSHKTYEIEPNGDAKSVYFLMGVAFLVLLSAFVNYVNLTTAKALDRAKEVGMRKVIGSTLAQIRAQIFLETVLINGIAGALAVGLVAALRSVFIEVAGLPDGFTVFGDIFFWESLVVFLVLSSCLSGIYPAFVLSSFEPITVLKGNLSRSTKGLFLRKSLAVFQLTITLILLIQTFTVYQQVAFLRKQNLGLRMDHTLVVKAPVGANSEQAYESFRQMLLSQSQVRSVAYSNTVPGLESSQMGTSTGINLSDAVKKTYYNYYLTPIDTSFIDLMGIQLLAGKNFDATTRYGLSDTTDRQLIVNEETLRLWEIPTPQQAIGKRVDLWGHQATIRGVVKNYHYESPKSAFIPIILLYSPHFSSFASVKFAGGNAEEHLATLKRIYEANFPHSPFSYFFLDSEYDKQYKADDRFQQVFSSLTGFAILISCLGLFGLATFTVSKRTKEIGIRKVIGASTTNLLVLLSKDFIRTVWLSILIGLPVTYFLVNNWLANYATRIELSWWLFAGPALLVFLLVLLSIGSKTIASALMNPVNSLRSE, encoded by the coding sequence ATGGCGCAACCTCCTCATCCCTTATTGCCGCCAAACGACCATTCCTCTGGAGGGGCACCGCTACCACCCGCCTGGGCCGATCGGCTGCTGAGGCTCTTCTGCCCGGAAGATTTACAGGAAGAACTACTCGGCGACCTACATGAACAATTTGAGCAACAGGTCGTCGAATTGGGTGAGCCTACTGCCCGGCGTCTGTATGTTGGGCAGGTCATACGATTTTGTCGGCCTTATTTTATCATTCGCCAACTTCGAGCCCGGCCCATGCCTGAAAACCCCTATTCATCCCCATTTTTTCTCTCTCCACTTATGATTCGTAACTACCTCAAAATTGCTCTGCGCATAGTTCGCAAAGACAACACGTTTACGCTCATTAACCTGGCGGGCCTGGCGACTGGCCTGGCTGTTGCGTTGCTCATAGTTCAGTATGTGCGCTTTGAACTAAGTTATGAGAAGACCAACCCATTGGCGAATCAGATTGTGCGACTCACCATGGACTATCTGAATGGGGAAACGGTAGATGCCCAGGATGCTGAAACCTATAACCCCATTGGCCCCAAAGCAAAGCGGGAAATGAATGAAGTGGTAAACTACACTCGGGCCAAACCGTTCAGCAAACGACTTACCATTCAGCTTGGCGATACGTATTCCGTAGTGGATAAGGCGCTGGCCGTCGATTCTTCCTTTTTCTCCATGTTCAACTACCCGCTTATCCGGGGAAGCCGAAACCATCTTTTTACCAGGCCCCGACAGGCTGTACTGACCAAAACAATGGCGTTGACTTACTTCAAGACGCTGGATGTGGTGGGGAAAACCCTGAAAATTTCCCGGCCTGAGAACAGCATCCTGCTGGAAATTGTGGGTGTAGTGCCCGATAGCCCAATCAACACCCATCTGAAATTTGATATGGTTTTCTCCTATCCTACGCTGCAAGCTGACTTTGGCCAAAAAGAGGAGGACTGGAACGGTAATAATCTGTATACTTACCTACAGCTGGCCGAAAATACCGACTATACCAAGTTTACGAAATCGCTGTCGGCCTTTAGTAATCGATTGCTGCAGGAAAAGAAGATAACCAACGAGCGGGTTATCGGCCAGAAAATCGGCGACATCCATCTGTATTCCCACAAAACCTACGAAATCGAACCCAATGGGGACGCGAAATCGGTGTATTTTTTGATGGGTGTAGCGTTTCTGGTACTCTTAAGCGCCTTTGTCAACTATGTAAATCTGACCACAGCCAAAGCCCTCGACCGGGCTAAAGAAGTTGGCATGCGAAAGGTCATCGGCTCTACATTGGCCCAGATCAGAGCCCAGATTTTTCTGGAAACGGTCTTAATCAATGGGATCGCTGGAGCTTTGGCTGTAGGGTTGGTAGCAGCTCTGCGATCGGTGTTTATCGAAGTGGCGGGCTTACCGGATGGTTTTACTGTGTTTGGGGACATTTTTTTCTGGGAAAGCCTGGTGGTATTCCTAGTGCTAAGTAGTTGCCTTTCGGGTATTTATCCCGCCTTCGTCCTGTCTTCATTCGAGCCGATTACGGTCCTCAAAGGTAATCTCTCGCGCTCCACCAAAGGCCTATTTCTACGCAAATCGCTGGCCGTTTTTCAACTGACGATTACCCTTATTCTGTTAATACAAACGTTCACGGTTTACCAGCAGGTGGCCTTTCTGCGGAAACAAAACTTAGGGCTTCGCATGGACCATACGCTGGTGGTCAAAGCTCCAGTGGGGGCTAACAGTGAGCAGGCTTATGAATCCTTTCGACAAATGCTACTGTCTCAATCGCAGGTCAGATCGGTAGCGTATTCCAACACTGTACCCGGTCTGGAGTCGTCGCAAATGGGAACAAGCACGGGCATCAATCTATCCGACGCCGTTAAGAAAACGTACTACAACTATTACCTGACTCCAATCGACACTTCGTTTATTGACTTAATGGGGATACAGCTATTGGCGGGGAAGAACTTCGATGCTACCACCCGGTACGGCCTTTCGGACACCACTGATCGGCAACTCATTGTCAATGAGGAAACGTTGCGTTTATGGGAAATTCCGACACCTCAGCAGGCCATCGGTAAGCGGGTCGACTTGTGGGGGCATCAGGCTACAATCCGGGGGGTTGTCAAAAACTACCACTACGAATCGCCTAAATCTGCCTTTATTCCCATTATCCTGCTGTACTCTCCCCACTTCAGCTCATTTGCCAGTGTGAAGTTTGCCGGAGGAAATGCGGAAGAGCATCTGGCTACATTAAAGCGGATTTACGAGGCTAATTTTCCCCATTCGCCCTTTAGCTATTTCTTTCTGGACAGCGAGTATGACAAACAATATAAGGCCGATGATCGCTTTCAACAGGTCTTTAGTAGCTTGACAGGCTTTGCTATTCTGATCTCCTGTTTGGGCTTGTTTGGCTTAGCGACGTTTACGGTTTCCAAACGAACCAAAGAAATTGGGATTCGTAAAGTGATCGGAGCCAGTACAACAAACCTGCTGGTTTTACTCTCGAAAGATTTTATCCGCACCGTATGGCTATCCATCCTGATCGGTTTGCCCGTTACGTATTTTCTAGTCAACAACTGGCTAGCCAATTACGCTACACGCATCGAACTAAGCTGGTGGCTTTTTGCGGGTCCTGCGCTGCTCGTCTTTTTACTGGTTTTGCTATCCATTGGCAGTAAAACAATTGCCAGCGCGCTGATGAACCCGGTTAATTCCTTACGAAGCGAATAA
- a CDS encoding alpha/beta fold hydrolase, whose translation MNRLSVVTLLIPLFVAFLTPVRSQPGVVRQLETCPCQVKIDSTFQTRCAYLIVPENRKKKNGKTIKLPFVLVESKNPAKRKDPVLFTGGGPGTSSLGWVQGAVKSLVINDRDCIAFEQRGTHFAVPNLEGTELGQAVREAYRKNLNKDSMEVVGVKRYKKALEAKGIDLAGYNTDETVSDIHDLLATLKIDSVNLLGISYSGGLMSAVLQRDPTRIRSLILDSPLPIFIPIDEDEPANFAEALNILFDHVERDSTDKARYGNLKARFEQYFTSIEGKTFTFQYLEKGAKDTLQVQYTRNELLDYLVNVMYNASRIKQIPYIITEMMQGNHRYVKGVLDSKLSGYSGPSGMRMSVYCADQTAYHSEQVKQQLYDAYPYLRGYHINDVYQPLCDCWKVPPINPKTKQPFYSSKPALLVDGEMDNATRPLYIDRLHHYMPNSQRVLFKLRSHGVGGPDWARLMQEFLTNPYQKLTSAKPEIVVY comes from the coding sequence ATGAACCGATTATCAGTCGTTACCCTACTCATTCCTCTTTTCGTTGCATTCCTGACCCCGGTCAGAAGCCAGCCGGGTGTCGTTCGTCAACTGGAAACCTGCCCTTGTCAGGTCAAAATAGACAGCACGTTTCAAACCCGTTGTGCCTACCTGATTGTACCCGAAAACCGGAAAAAGAAGAACGGCAAAACCATTAAATTGCCTTTTGTTCTCGTAGAAAGTAAAAATCCGGCTAAACGGAAAGATCCCGTACTGTTTACGGGTGGCGGTCCCGGTACCAGTTCACTGGGGTGGGTGCAGGGAGCGGTTAAGTCGCTGGTTATCAATGACCGCGATTGTATTGCGTTTGAACAACGGGGTACTCACTTTGCCGTTCCGAATTTGGAAGGTACCGAGCTGGGTCAGGCTGTCAGGGAAGCCTATCGCAAAAATCTGAACAAGGACAGCATGGAAGTGGTCGGGGTGAAACGGTACAAAAAAGCACTGGAAGCCAAAGGAATCGACCTGGCGGGTTATAACACCGATGAAACAGTATCCGACATTCATGATCTGCTGGCTACACTAAAGATTGATTCCGTTAACCTGCTGGGTATTTCCTATAGCGGTGGCTTAATGTCGGCCGTTCTTCAGCGCGATCCTACACGTATTCGGTCGTTAATCCTGGATTCTCCCCTCCCAATTTTTATACCGATTGATGAAGATGAACCCGCCAATTTTGCCGAAGCGCTGAACATCCTGTTCGATCACGTTGAACGGGACTCGACCGACAAAGCCCGGTATGGCAATTTAAAGGCTCGCTTCGAACAATACTTTACTAGTATCGAAGGCAAAACATTTACGTTTCAGTACCTGGAAAAAGGGGCAAAAGACACCCTACAGGTGCAATACACGCGGAATGAGTTACTCGATTACCTCGTCAATGTGATGTATAATGCTTCCAGGATCAAGCAAATTCCCTATATCATTACCGAGATGATGCAAGGTAATCATCGCTACGTAAAAGGCGTTTTAGACAGTAAATTAAGTGGTTACAGTGGTCCTTCGGGCATGCGAATGTCGGTCTATTGCGCTGATCAGACAGCCTATCACAGCGAACAGGTAAAGCAGCAACTCTACGATGCCTATCCGTACCTGCGTGGGTATCACATCAATGATGTCTACCAACCCTTGTGCGACTGCTGGAAAGTACCGCCGATTAATCCGAAGACCAAACAGCCTTTTTACTCCAGCAAACCCGCCTTGCTGGTCGATGGCGAAATGGACAACGCCACCCGACCGCTGTACATCGATAGGCTTCACCATTATATGCCCAATAGCCAGCGAGTCCTCTTCAAACTCCGCTCGCATGGCGTTGGTGGTCCCGACTGGGCTCGTTTGATGCAGGAGTTTCTGACCAATCCCTACCAGAAATTAACGTCTGCTAAACCAGAGATTGTCGTGTATTAA
- a CDS encoding OmpA family protein, protein MKTYLLVGLSLLAGLGVRAQDMKAYQNYDFVAGDKIIFSDDFQDSQVGEFGTHWKLKEGQAVVNKSGDEKAFFITKYYTGLTPRVKTPTYLPKDFTIEFDAYLDASYDSNPGVRIKLMNGDDAVITIETGRDYTTFSGPEGKLNGDNPEEVRAENYFNKWIHYAIAVKGSQLKVYVNQYRVLSVPEVTFKATTLLVSGDASEGKPMAFKNFKLAAGGDQNLIGKAFTDGKYISHGINFDVNKAVIKPASMGEINAIANILKQNSALKFEVGGHTDSDGDDASNLKLSEARANAVKALLVSMGIDASRLMTKGYGETKPIGDNKTVEGKTENRRVEFVKI, encoded by the coding sequence ATGAAAACGTATTTACTAGTGGGGCTTTCACTGTTGGCGGGTCTGGGCGTTCGGGCACAGGATATGAAGGCCTATCAGAATTATGATTTTGTAGCCGGGGATAAGATCATCTTCAGCGATGACTTTCAGGATAGTCAGGTAGGCGAATTTGGTACTCATTGGAAGCTGAAAGAAGGGCAGGCCGTTGTAAACAAATCAGGCGATGAGAAAGCCTTTTTTATCACCAAATATTATACGGGCTTAACGCCGAGAGTGAAAACCCCGACGTATTTACCTAAGGATTTCACCATCGAATTCGATGCTTACCTGGATGCTAGTTATGATTCAAATCCGGGTGTCAGAATTAAGCTGATGAATGGTGACGATGCGGTAATCACCATCGAGACAGGCCGGGACTACACCACCTTCTCTGGCCCGGAAGGGAAACTAAATGGCGACAACCCCGAAGAGGTCCGGGCCGAAAACTATTTCAACAAATGGATCCACTACGCCATTGCAGTAAAAGGAAGTCAGTTGAAAGTGTATGTCAATCAGTACCGGGTGCTGAGCGTACCCGAGGTGACCTTCAAGGCGACTACCTTACTGGTTAGTGGAGATGCTAGTGAAGGCAAACCTATGGCGTTCAAGAACTTTAAACTAGCTGCTGGTGGTGATCAAAACCTGATTGGCAAAGCTTTTACCGATGGCAAATATATTTCGCATGGCATCAATTTCGATGTCAACAAAGCTGTTATCAAACCCGCGTCGATGGGCGAAATCAATGCCATTGCCAACATTCTGAAGCAAAATTCAGCGCTCAAATTCGAGGTAGGTGGCCACACCGATTCGGATGGCGATGATGCCAGCAACCTCAAACTGTCGGAAGCCAGGGCCAATGCCGTGAAAGCTCTGTTGGTGTCGATGGGTATTGACGCTAGTCGTTTGATGACCAAAGGCTACGGCGAAACGAAGCCTATAGGGGATAACAAAACTGTGGAAGGCAAAACCGAGAACCGACGGGTTGAGTTTGTGAAAATTTAA
- a CDS encoding tetratricopeptide repeat-containing sensor histidine kinase: MKLTASRFLIALAVLLVLRHDMDSWAQTGDLTALQTKLAASQPDTYRVKLLNKIGDEYAYNDIKTARRYYHDGYLLSQKLGFVRGIIRYYSSEGELLNLEGKYDQCMALLRQGVALSRARKDPMREGIMYENMGNTFALLQRLDSATAYYFKSMPIFESFQDSVKLANVYNNLSSVFMQTDKPETALTYIDKAIAISRAFEDGFFLSHLVNKEAILWKLRRRKEANQTNQQIMALAGKLNDTVAMADALQNECQHDLETGHFQTILPHAQALQQLSPGLQSPDRTAQAHYWLSVGYYYQNQFTPALAHLETALTEARKSANIQHLQSYYSHYARLLLADKRDLQRAARYEHLADSLRDMSLSNSIVKTTRELAMKYETEKKEAALQQLSLENQNRKRLVSLLAFSIIVLVGALFFFGLWMRNRTRVRKQEKALYEQTLRQLENEKQLLASHAIVKGQEDERSRLAKDLHDGLGGILSSVKYSFQAMKQTFVLSEENALAFEKSMNLLDASLAELRRVSHNMMPETLVRLSLEDALRDYLQDITENTGITMTYQTFGLDTVPLDNLYKTTIYRVVQELTTNIVRHANATDVIVQIVAKSQQINLTIEDNGQGFDPKRVNDNRSMGIQNVYHRITYLKGSIDLQTEPGKGCSYYIEIPLNHD; this comes from the coding sequence ATGAAGCTGACTGCCAGCCGCTTCCTTATTGCTTTAGCTGTCTTACTTGTGTTGAGGCACGATATGGATTCGTGGGCACAGACGGGCGATTTAACGGCTTTACAAACAAAACTGGCTGCTTCCCAACCGGATACATACCGGGTTAAGCTGCTGAACAAAATTGGTGACGAATATGCCTACAACGACATCAAAACGGCCCGGCGCTACTACCACGATGGCTACCTGCTGAGCCAGAAACTGGGTTTCGTGCGGGGCATTATCCGCTATTATTCGAGCGAGGGCGAACTGCTGAATCTGGAAGGCAAATACGATCAATGCATGGCGCTGCTTCGACAAGGTGTTGCCCTGAGTCGGGCCCGAAAAGATCCCATGCGCGAAGGCATCATGTACGAAAACATGGGCAATACCTTTGCGTTGTTGCAGCGGCTCGATTCGGCAACGGCCTATTATTTTAAGTCGATGCCCATTTTCGAGTCGTTTCAGGACAGCGTCAAACTGGCGAATGTGTACAACAACCTCAGTTCGGTGTTTATGCAAACTGATAAACCCGAAACCGCCCTGACCTACATCGACAAAGCCATTGCCATCAGCCGGGCGTTTGAAGACGGCTTTTTCCTGAGCCATCTGGTCAATAAAGAAGCCATTCTCTGGAAGTTACGCCGACGCAAGGAAGCCAATCAGACGAACCAGCAGATCATGGCACTTGCCGGAAAGCTCAACGACACCGTAGCCATGGCCGATGCACTGCAAAACGAATGTCAGCATGATCTGGAGACGGGGCACTTTCAGACTATCCTACCTCATGCACAGGCCTTGCAGCAGTTAAGTCCGGGCCTGCAATCGCCCGACCGAACGGCTCAGGCTCATTACTGGCTCTCGGTTGGTTATTACTATCAAAACCAGTTTACCCCTGCCCTAGCCCATCTCGAAACGGCGTTGACCGAAGCGCGCAAATCGGCTAATATCCAGCACCTACAGAGCTACTACAGCCACTACGCCCGATTGTTGCTGGCCGATAAACGTGACCTACAGCGAGCCGCCCGTTACGAGCACCTGGCCGACTCACTGCGTGATATGAGCCTGAGCAACAGCATTGTAAAAACCACGCGAGAGCTGGCTATGAAGTACGAGACCGAAAAGAAAGAGGCTGCTCTTCAGCAACTGTCGCTCGAAAATCAGAACCGTAAGCGGCTCGTCAGTCTACTGGCATTTTCGATAATTGTGCTTGTGGGTGCCCTGTTTTTCTTTGGGCTCTGGATGCGAAATCGGACGCGGGTTCGAAAGCAGGAAAAGGCCTTGTACGAACAAACCCTCCGGCAACTGGAAAACGAAAAGCAGTTGCTGGCCAGCCACGCCATTGTGAAAGGGCAGGAAGACGAACGGAGCCGCCTGGCCAAAGACCTGCACGACGGTCTCGGCGGCATTTTATCCAGTGTTAAATATTCGTTTCAAGCCATGAAACAAACCTTCGTACTATCGGAAGAAAACGCGCTGGCGTTCGAAAAAAGCATGAACCTGCTGGATGCTTCCCTGGCAGAACTACGCCGGGTGTCGCACAATATGATGCCCGAAACTCTGGTCAGGCTCAGCCTCGAAGATGCCCTCCGCGACTACCTCCAGGATATAACCGAAAACACGGGTATCACCATGACGTATCAGACCTTCGGGCTCGATACCGTTCCCCTCGACAATCTCTACAAAACAACCATCTATCGCGTGGTGCAGGAACTGACAACCAACATTGTCCGACATGCCAACGCGACCGACGTGATCGTTCAGATCGTGGCGAAGAGCCAGCAGATCAATCTCACCATCGAAGATAATGGGCAGGGATTCGACCCCAAGCGAGTGAATGATAACCGAAGCATGGGCATTCAGAATGTCTACCATCGGATTACGTATCTTAAAGGCAGCATTGACCTCCAGACCGAACCCGGTAAAGGCTGTTCGTACTACATCGAAATTCCGCTAAACCATGATTAA
- a CDS encoding response regulator has product MINLLVVEDHPLVSEGLKAIFEREPDIHCLGVLATGKDLLSKLQHQHPDVIVLDINLPDSNGLDLCKQVKESHPAVHILALSINNEKGIIKKMIENGASGYILKDAAQYEIVDAIKTVIQHKKYFSQSASITLNKPDAINLPILTRREREILVKIADGLTNQQIADQLFVDVSTVNSHRKNMLAKYDVQNTAQLIKLAITNKLI; this is encoded by the coding sequence ATGATTAACCTGCTGGTTGTAGAAGATCACCCACTTGTTTCGGAGGGGCTAAAAGCCATATTCGAGCGTGAACCCGATATTCATTGCCTGGGGGTATTGGCTACGGGCAAAGACCTGCTGAGTAAACTTCAGCATCAGCACCCGGATGTGATTGTCCTCGACATCAACCTTCCCGATAGCAACGGTCTCGACCTTTGTAAGCAGGTCAAGGAAAGCCACCCAGCTGTTCATATTCTAGCCCTTAGCATCAACAACGAAAAAGGCATCATTAAAAAGATGATCGAAAACGGAGCCAGCGGCTACATTCTGAAAGATGCAGCCCAGTACGAAATCGTAGACGCCATCAAAACGGTCATACAGCATAAAAAGTACTTCAGCCAGTCGGCATCGATCACCCTCAACAAACCCGACGCCATAAACCTTCCTATACTAACCCGTCGGGAACGCGAGATTCTGGTTAAAATAGCCGATGGCTTAACCAATCAGCAAATTGCCGACCAGCTCTTTGTCGATGTCAGTACCGTCAACAGCCACCGAAAAAACATGCTGGCCAAATATGACGTCCAAAACACCGCCCAATTGATCAAACTGGCCATTACGAATAAGCTGATTTAA
- a CDS encoding VOC family protein encodes MEDLRVKGLGGIIMSSPNPDRLASFYQNVLGIPLALSRHGNTPEHWECDYQGVHYALLKRKVEDRPNENIVLSFRVDDIETFVTARDIELIHPIMDLGEGAFIASFKDPDGNILRFWMNKNG; translated from the coding sequence ATGGAGGACTTGCGTGTAAAGGGGTTAGGTGGCATCATTATGTCATCGCCCAATCCAGATCGGTTAGCCAGCTTTTACCAGAATGTATTGGGCATCCCTCTGGCGCTCAGTCGGCATGGCAACACACCCGAACATTGGGAGTGCGACTATCAGGGGGTTCACTATGCCTTGCTGAAACGAAAAGTGGAAGACCGTCCCAACGAAAATATTGTGCTCTCGTTTAGGGTGGACGATATAGAAACCTTCGTGACGGCACGCGATATTGAGCTGATTCACCCCATTATGGACTTAGGGGAAGGTGCCTTTATCGCCAGTTTCAAAGACCCGGATGGTAACATCCTGCGTTTTTGGATGAACAAAAACGGGTAA
- a CDS encoding MarR family winged helix-turn-helix transcriptional regulator codes for MNKAVELLNLWAAYEEENPKADISQFCQAYLVNQEQKNRQPTFWESPVPPTSTSTLTKLVGRIARLQGLYAVHAFKDCGISSFDEFLYLNSLANSSNLKKTDIILANFNELSSGLLILDRLRKANLIAEQGDELDKRTKRVSMTEEGARVLKACYQKLSEINEMCFAGLSEEQINLCIQLLQPVEASLARQWLADKKK; via the coding sequence ATGAATAAGGCAGTTGAGCTATTGAACCTATGGGCTGCGTATGAAGAGGAAAACCCCAAGGCCGACATAAGCCAGTTTTGTCAGGCCTATCTGGTCAATCAGGAACAGAAAAACAGGCAGCCTACCTTCTGGGAATCGCCTGTTCCACCTACCAGCACCAGTACGCTCACAAAGCTAGTGGGCAGGATTGCCCGGCTTCAGGGCCTTTATGCCGTTCATGCTTTTAAAGACTGTGGTATCAGCAGTTTCGACGAGTTTCTGTATCTCAACTCATTGGCTAATAGCTCAAATCTTAAAAAAACAGATATTATTCTGGCCAATTTCAATGAGCTGTCGTCGGGCCTGCTGATTCTCGACCGACTCCGAAAAGCAAACCTGATTGCGGAACAGGGCGATGAACTGGACAAGCGGACGAAACGGGTATCGATGACTGAAGAAGGAGCCCGCGTATTAAAAGCCTGCTACCAAAAATTATCCGAAATAAACGAGATGTGCTTTGCGGGTTTATCGGAAGAACAGATCAATCTGTGCATTCAATTATTGCAGCCTGTAGAAGCTTCACTAGCCAGGCAATGGCTGGCAGACAAGAAAAAATAA